The following coding sequences lie in one Candidatus Neomarinimicrobiota bacterium genomic window:
- a CDS encoding 4Fe-4S dicluster domain-containing protein produces MLFKTLSKKEFRNLVELLLADTEVIAPKQISVNVEGKPIHHYLPVQKFEEIDLDYETTEYSAKTYFLPFCENLSTCRYEDDDWTQEIHYRLQPRVLLGLHACDINALLKLDKVLAGDRFPSPYYISRRKNTFIVGIDHNPCEGGFCQSVGADVVTHGFDLYLTDLGDRYFVAINSDQGFNILMRVAAKDTIEQDTRDYLEVRQRIASKFVPLNMHNLPNLMDIEFESAVWEKWGRKCLSCGSCAMVCPTCYCYGVTERVSMNGREGAKVKQLYSCNLIDFAAVAGGHNFRADRETRLKYRYYHQHRGFVETYEEPLCVGCNRCGRVCLAGINPPDIIRDLQTEDQV; encoded by the coding sequence ATGCTGTTCAAGACTTTGAGCAAGAAAGAATTCAGGAATCTCGTCGAGCTTCTGCTTGCCGATACCGAGGTCATCGCTCCCAAGCAAATCAGTGTAAATGTGGAGGGGAAACCCATCCACCATTATCTGCCGGTCCAGAAATTCGAAGAGATTGACCTTGATTATGAGACGACTGAATATTCAGCCAAGACTTACTTTCTGCCCTTCTGTGAGAATCTGTCTACCTGCCGTTACGAAGACGACGACTGGACCCAGGAAATACACTATCGGCTCCAGCCGAGGGTTCTCCTGGGACTGCATGCCTGCGACATCAACGCTCTGCTCAAGCTGGATAAGGTGCTTGCTGGTGACCGCTTTCCCAGCCCGTATTACATCTCCCGGCGGAAGAATACCTTCATTGTCGGGATCGATCATAATCCCTGCGAAGGGGGCTTCTGCCAGTCGGTGGGGGCGGACGTGGTGACCCATGGCTTTGATCTGTATCTCACCGATCTTGGCGACCGTTACTTCGTAGCCATCAATTCGGATCAGGGCTTCAATATCCTTATGCGGGTCGCTGCTAAAGACACTATTGAACAGGATACTAGGGATTACCTGGAAGTGCGCCAGCGGATCGCGAGCAAGTTTGTGCCCCTGAATATGCACAACCTGCCAAATCTTATGGACATTGAGTTTGAGTCGGCTGTCTGGGAGAAGTGGGGCCGGAAGTGCCTGAGCTGTGGCAGCTGCGCCATGGTCTGTCCCACCTGCTACTGCTATGGCGTCACAGAGCGGGTCTCCATGAATGGCAGGGAAGGAGCCAAAGTCAAACAGCTCTATTCCTGTAACCTGATCGACTTTGCCGCCGTTGCCGGCGGGCATAACTTCAGGGCGGATCGGGAAACCCGGCTGAAATACCGCTATTATCACCAGCACCGGGGATTCGTGGAAACCTACGAGGAACCCTTATGCGTGGGGTGTAACCGCTGCGGACGCGTCTGCCTGGCCGGAATTAATCCCCCGGACATTATTCGTGACCTGCAAACCGAGGATCAAGTATGA